In Paludibaculum fermentans, the genomic stretch CCTGAAATACTGCTGATCGAGTATACAGCAGAGTTTCGCGGGAGGCTTACTTTGCTGGGACGGGGAGATCCGCGGGGCATGGAGAGACGTTGAGGTACTGCTTGCACTCGTCCGTGGTGAGGGAGCGCCGGATGTAGTGTCGCGCGAGATCCAGCAGGTCATCGTAGGTGGCCGCGTAGGTTCGGATGAACCCGTCGGCGCCGCTGGAGGCGATGATCCGGCCGTCCGGCCGATAGGCTACGCGGTTGGCGCCGCCGGCATGCGCGGAGTAGCGGAGGAGTTCCGTGCTGGTGGCCATGTTCCAGACCCGGACCGTGCCGTCCTGGCCGCTGGTCGCCATCTCTTCGAGCTTCGGGCGGCAGGCGACGCCATAGACCGGGCCGGTGTGGCCACGCATCGTGAGGGAGCCGGACTTGCGCTCCACGTCCGCCACTCCCGAGGCATCGGCGACGGCGACCCAATTGCCGGAGGTCCCGCCAAAGGAGATGTCCAGCAGGGCGCCCGGCTTGGGACCGATATCCCGATCCGCCATGCCGGAACGGATGGCCGTCAGCAGAAGGTGATGGTCCATGCCGGCGCTGGCGATGAAGCTGCCGTCGGGCGAGAAGCGGACGGCGACCGCACGGTCCTTGTGGGTGGCGATGAGTTGCGGGGTGTTCTTCTGAATGGGCAGATCGACCCGGTAGATATTGCCGTCGGAGAGCGCCACGGCCAAGGACTTGCCGTCAGGGGCGAAGTCCACCGCCCAGACGCTTTTGGAGAAGCTGTGCCCATCGTAGTTCTTGCCGGAAGCCGTCCAGAGATTGAGGAGGCCATCCAGGCTGACGCTGGCGATGTTCTTCCCATTCGGGCTGATGGCGACGCCCCACACCTGTTTGGAAGGGGGCACATTCTTCCAGTCGCCAATGACAACGCCCTTGGCGACGTCGACGATTTTGACGGAACCGTCACCGGAGCCGGCGATCAGGCGTCCGCCGTCGGGCGAGAAGGCGATGCCGTAGAGCGCCTGCGACGAGGCGCGGATGTGTTTGAGCGGAGTGTCGAGGTCCCAGACGCGGATCTCGCCGGTCCGGCTGACCGTGACGGGCGCGCCGGACTGGTCCCAACCCACCGCGAGCGCCGCCCCGGCGGAACCAGGCAAGCGGGTGACGAGATCGAGATTGGTGCGATCCAGCAGGGCGGCGGTGCCGTCGTCCAAGCCCACCAGAAGCTGGGTAGCCCCGGCGTTCCAGCGCACGCGGGTGACGGCGGAACTGCCGACGCGGACGGAGCGTTGCGGCGAGAGCGGGTAGGCGCTGGCCGTTGCGGCCGTCACTGCCACCGAGCCGGCCTGGCTCCCCTTCGCGAGCAAGCCATTCATGACATCGGAGTCGAAGGGCAAGGCGGCGGCGCCAGAGTAGGGGGCGGTCTTGCCGTCGGGGGCCACCAGGGTGCGGACCGAGCCGCGGCTCACGACGACGAAGCCTTGCGGCTCGATGGCGATGTCAGTGGCGTCGGCTACGCGTGCCAGCTTCACAGACTTCTTGTCCGGGCTCCAGGCGATCACATCGCCCTTCTCGGTCAAGGCAGCCAGCGTGCCGCCACTGACCGCGGCACTGACAATCGGCCCAAGGTTGGCCACCACCGTGGGGCGCGGGGTGGCGAGGACATCGCCCAGGATGCGCGAGACGTCGGTGTGATCGGCCGCGCCGTTGGAGACCTGTACGGCGGCAAGGGTCAGGAGCGCGGCGCGCTCAGAGTCCACCAGGGAGAGGAGAGTCGCGGTGTCGAGGATCGGCTTCACTTCGACGGTGCGCGTGAGGGTTGAGTTGGATTCGGTGAGGGCGGAGTTTGACCGGAACAGCAGGAGCGCGGCGATAAAGGCGAAGACCACCAGGACGGAGGCGAGTTTGAGAAGGAGCCCGCTGCGGCTGCGGGCCCGTTGGATTTCGGCCGCACATTCGGCTCGATAGCGCTCGGCCCAGGCGGTGAGGAACGGCGCGTACATGTCGTGGTAGAGCTCAAACCAGACAGCGCCGCCGGGAGCGGGGGTACGCCGGAGGATGCGGACATTGCTGAGGGCGGAGAGCGCGGTGTCGAGCTTCTGCTTGTCCAGTTTGAGGTGCTCCGCCAGGCTGTTCAGCTCATAGGCCATCTTGGCGCCCTGGCGGGTGATGAGGAAGCCGAAGGCGCTGGAGATGACTTCCTTTGCCTGTTTGGGCAGAGGGTCCAGGTTCACCTTGCAGTAGTCGCGCAGCGCGTTGGAGGCTCCGCCCGGCTCGTATTGGCGCGGGAAACCGCTTTCCTCAGTGGGTGGACTTTCCTCCCACAAGTGGCGGCAGGCGATCTGGAGGTAAGGCGGGGAGACGAACTCGCGGGAACGGTAGGCAGTGCCGGGCATACCGGGGGTTGCGGCGCGCAGCAGGTCTTCAATGAGTTCGGGCAGCAGCGCGGATTTACCCACGCCGGCGGAGCGTGTGGTGGCCTCGATGATCTCTTTCGCCTGACGGCGATTGGGCGCCTTGAGGCGATAGTAGTTGCCGAAGAGGTCGGGGGCCTTGTTATCGAAGGCGCTGAGCTCGCCGAGGAACTCCTCGCGCATGGCGAAGATGACGCGGGCCTCGACGGTCTCCGAGTTGATGAGTTCGCAGAGGCCGGCCACGAACTGGTCGAACTCGGGCGTGTCGCGATGGTTCTGGAAGACCTCCTCGAACTGATCGAGGATGAAGAGAGTGCCGCTCAGTTGCTGGTGCGCAGTGGGCAACATGCCGAGCAGAGAAGCGCCCTCCGGGCACTGGAAGCCCTGTGCCGCCCAGGCCTTGCGGAGCGCTTCGCGCAGGCAGGAGAGCGGGTCGCCGGTGCTCCAGGCGGAGTGGGAGCAGATGCAGTAGCGGCGCTCGAGTTCGGGCGCGACCTTGGCGTTGAGGAAGGAGGTCTTCCCGACGCCGGAGCCGGAGAAGAGCAAGGTGGTGCGGCGCGAGAAGATGCGGGCGAGGATGACGGTGAGGTCGTCGTCGCGGCCGAAGAGCACCTCGCGGTCGTCGCGGGTATAAGAGGAGAGGCCTCGAAAGGGATTGGGGCCTACCATAGCGATGGGGTATCGGACCAGGCCGCGGGCTCCGCCCGACGCTTGATCTCGGCGGCGAACTTCACGAGATCGGCGACGCAGACGTTGATGGTGGGCTGGGACAGGTATTGGGACTCGAAGTCGTTCACCCAACTGACGACGGCGTAGTCCCGGACATCCTTGGTGAGGGCGCGCTGGTCGATGATGGTGCGGTACATGGCGCGCACGTTCCAATCGGAGAAGCTGTAGCCGAGGAAGAGGAAGCCGGTATTGGCCTGGCCCTCGTTCTGCATGAGGCGGGTGACGGCGGCGGGGATGACGCCATCGCCGGATTCACCCTGGCGCTTGAGGAAGGCGATGTAGTCTTCGTCGGAGAGGATGATGCTGTCGTCGGTAGTGCCGGCCGGGGGGAAGAGGCAGCCGTGCATCTTATAGATGACGGCCACGGGCTTGCGCGACGAGACCGGCGGCAGTGTGAAAAGGGCGGGCTGCTTGCCTTTCAGGCCCTGCTGGAGATCCTCGAAGTCCTCATTGGAGAAGCCGAACCAGGCCTGGAGGCTGGCGCTGGGGCGGACGGTGACGTGGTGTTGTTTGCGGCCGACCGTCAGCACGACATAGGGGACCTTGGCGGCATCGAAGGCCAGTTCGATGAGCTGGTCGTAGTTGGTGGTGATGACGAGGTAGTCGCGTTTGGTATTGCGCAGGTGGTGGCGGGCCGCGCGGGCGATGAGGTCCTGGGACGGCAGCGGATGGGTCTTGCCGGCGAAGAGCGATTCGAGATCCTTGCGGTGGGGATCGCGGCCGCGCACGAACTCGTGGTAGCTGGAGACGGGGAGCAGCGAGTAGGGCCAGGAGCCGTGGTAGCTGACATTGGCGGCGAGGGCGTTGGCGAGTTCGCGAGCCGAGGGCGGGTAGGGTTTCTGCCCGGCGATCTCCATCCAGTCGGGTTCGTGGTCCTCATAGTTCTGGAGATCGAAGGCCTGCCGGATGCCCTGTTTCAGGTGCTCGAGGCCGGCGCCGGAGAGACCCCAGCGGGTGGCGAGTTCGTCGATTTCCGAATCGGCAGGATAGTTCGGCACCGGCACGGTGGACGGTGGAGCCCCGGCGATGGAGGCACCGGCGCCGAGGAACGGGATGAGCGCCTGGTTCCCGGCCAGCACGTCCGCACCGAGAGACGCATACGGAATGGAGGGGAGGACAGGCATCCAGTTAGTGCCTCACATTCTACAGCAGAAACCCGGGAGCTCCACCATAGTTTTGCGCGGGCGAAGAGGCGGCGATGGCGGGGGCCGAGTCTCCAGACGGCTCTCGCCGCGGCGCTGCCTGCGCGCCGCGGCGAGAGAGGAGTTCCAGCAGCTTCGTTCCCGATCGTGGGCAGCGGCGGTCTATTGCCGGACGAACTCGACGCGGCGGTTCTGAGAGCGGCCCTGTGGGGTGTCGTTGGTCTCGAGCGGCTTGGTCGAGCCCATTCCGGCGGTGGTGAGACGCGCGGCATCGATGCCGAACTGCGCGGAGAGCACGGTTTTGACGGCTTCGGCGCGACGGCGGGAGAGCTCGAGGTTCTGGCCCGCGTTGCCGACGGAATCGGTATGGCCCTCGATGCAGAGCCTCAGATTTGGGTTTGTTTCGAGCCCCTTGGCTATGGTCTGGATGACCGCGGCGGATTCGGGTTTCAGCCGGTCGCTGCCGGTATCGAAGAGGATGCCGTGGGTGACGTAGCGGCCGGAGGCACTGATCATCTGGCTGAAGTCCGGCGCGGATTCGGCGAAGCGGATCATGCGGTAGCCGATGGACTGGCCGGGAAACGTGGTGCTATTTCCGAAGTCGACCCTGGTGACGGGTGGCAGGTCGATCTGGTTGAAGTCGAGCTGTTTCTCTCCATTCACGAAGATCCGCATGCGGCCGTTTTGGACCCAGAGGGCGAAGCGGACCACATTGTTCCAACTCATGGGCAGGCGCTTGCGGCCCAGTTCCTGATAGGGGGCACGCATAGAGGCGACGAGGTCCATCTGGGTCGCTTCCGCGTAGGTAACGAACTGGAAGACCTCTTTGGCATTGGAAAAGAGGCTGAGCACGATGATGGCGCGTTTCACTCCGTCGAATTTGAGATCGGCTTCGTAGGTGAAGTTCTTGGGGAGCGACGTGAGATTGGGCGTGAGGGTACCGTTGGCGGTGACGAGCAATTGACGGACGGCGCCGGCGGCCTGCAGGTCGGGTGCGGCTCCGCGGACCTTGAAGTGGGGGGGCGCGTCGCCGGGGCTCATATCCGTGAAGTCGTCGTAGAAGAGGGTCTTCTCGCCAGGCACGAAGGCCGGGGCGAGGGACTTGAACTCCGGCTGCGCGGTTTCACCTGGCGCGGCGGCCGGCTGCGGCGGGGTGGATTGCGGAGGTCCCGGCTGGGCCGGTAGCGGTGCGGGCGCCGCGCTGGCGGTGGTGACGGGCTGCGCGGCCACCGGAGGCGCCGGCGCGTTGACGGGCGTGGGCTGGGCGGCGGCCAAAGTCGAGAGCGGCGCACCGCTACGCGCATTGGCTTCGATCAGGAGGCGGCTGCCCGGGGCGAAGCGAATGTTTGGGGCGTCGGCAGCGATCTGCACCATGGCGATGGAGGCTCCGGCACCGATGACGGAACCGATGGCCGCGCCTTTGCCGCCTCCGGCGATGCCACCGATCATGGCGCCGAGACCGGTTCCACCGGCGGCTTTGGCGACATTGCCGGAGGCGCGGCGTACGATGCGGCCTTCCTCATCGACGTCCTGCCGGCCTTTGGAGTTGATGGCGGATTTGAATTGAGAGCTGATGGGGATGGTGGAGCCGGCGTGGCGGAGCGTGTCGAACGTGAACGAGAAGACCGACTTGCCCCCCAGCTTGGCGCCGGAGCGGGATTCGGTGATCCGCCCTTCCAGGACGTCGCCCTGGAGTTGCGGCGGCGAGATGACACGGCCGGAGATCAGATCCCCTTTCCGGCTGGTGTCGGTGCCGATCTGGTTCATGAGTTCGACCTGAATATCCAGAGATTGGGCCTGGATGAAGCCGGTGACGAGCAACATCGAGGCGAGCCAAGGGAATGGAAGTTTCATCGCGATCCTCCTCCGAAGATGCGGCCTTGCTGGGCACTACAGAGAGCTATATCACAAATTGCCTATAAGGGCCCGTTTATCTCATTTCTACTTGAGAACCTGTGGATGAACTGAGTTGGAGTGGGATTCGGCTTCGTTTCGCCGTTGCACGGGGGCCGCTGGAGCCGGTGGCCGCGGTACGGGGACGCCCCGGGTTGGAGATAGGGGTGTGGTTTTCAAAGAGCTTGGCCGGATGGGTGCCGGCTGGGGGCGCGACTGGCGGCAGAGGTCGTCAGCGGCTTTGTTTCGTCGATGCGCGGCGAGGTTGCCTAGACGCGGTGCTCAGCGCTTGGAAACGTTGTAGAAGTCGGCCGGCAGTCCTTCTGCGCCGGCGAGGTTGGCTTCGTTTCGCGGAACGCGGATGGGCTGGAGGTCGGCGAGCGGGTCCTGGTTGTCGGGGTGGTTCGTGTCGATGCCGGTGGTGAGGTGTTCGAGCGCGCGGCGCGGGCGGCCAAAGCCTTCGTAGAAGAAGAGTTCGTCGGTGTTGCTGGTCAGGCGGGTGACTTCGGCCAGGGGGACATTCTCGCGGACGGCTTTGACGACATCGGGGTGTTGCTGGTTGAGGGCGGCACGCTCGGTTTGGAGTTTGCTGAGTTCCTTGATGGCGCGATAGAGGCCGCGTTCGAGGTCGCGGCGGTAGCGGGCATAGCGGTCGAGCTGGCCGTCGTGGGTGTTGGTTTCCGCCAATGGGTCCGTTTCGGCAAGGATCAAACATTCGAAGGATTCGATGCGGCGGAGGTTCCAGGTGTGGGTGAGGATGCGGTGGAAGATCTCTTCTTCGAGGCAGTTCGCGGGCCGGGTGTCGAGGCGCAGGGACGCTTCGAGTGCTGTGAAACTGGCGCGGTCTTCGGGCGTGATGGTGAGGTGCTGGGCGGTGAAGCCGTGGCGGCGGGCGTTCTGGGATGACCGGGTCTTGCCTTCGATGGAGACGGGTCCGGTGGACTGTTTCGCGTTGGCCTGGTTGGCGGTGATCTGAGCTGCGGTAGCCATGATGTCAAACTCCTTGTTCCATAAAAAATGCCGGCACAATGGCCGGCGCGATTCCAGGGTAAGGGGGGTGTCAAGGGGAAAGGGGCTGATTTGGGGAGGGCCATGTTGAAAAGAAACGGAAAAAAGAGTTCCGGATGCGGTGATGAAGCAAACCTCAATGTGGGAATTGGGGGAGAAGTGGGGTCGAGGCGACGGGCTTGGCGCGGACGAGGGCTTTCACGGGAAGATCGGGACTGGTCTTCGCGGGGCGCTTCCGGGCGCTTTGTGGGGAGATGCCCGGTGGGAAGGCGCCGCTGAGCACGGCCGATGCTGTGACTTGAAAATCGGGGACAGGTGCACCCGCCCCACCAGGGTTTCCGCCCTTCTGATTGCAGACTGTCAGGTACCGTTTGTGGGATATGGCGAGGGGTTGGAACTTCTGGGTGGTCTGGGGCCAACTTTTTGGGCTCGGTGCCTCGCGGCCGGCCGATCGGCGGAGGGGAACCGGCGCCATTCGGCCAGTTCCAGGGTGATTTGCCCCAATTGGAAACAGTATTTTGGTGATTCGCGGTGGGACAGGTCAGGCTGTAGTGCACGCTGTAGTGCGCCCCTCCCGCTCCGGCACAGCGATAAAATGTACGCGATTGCTCATCAGGCAATACGCCAGAATCCGCACCCCGGCCCACTCCAGATTCTCGACAATCAATCGCAGATACAGCTTCCGATCGGCAATCGTGAAAAACACATCCTCGCGGTTAGTCCCCCGCTGGGTGATATGGTAGGGAAGCCCTGGGACTACCACTCTCGCATTTCGTGGCATCACTCATAAGGTCCGTTACTCTCCGAAAAACTCTCAAAGGGACACCCCGGGCTGACAGAATTCGATGGCACGCGTTCAGGCTGTCCCGGGCGCTCCATGGAGCAGCTCGATTGAGCGGGGTTGGAGGGCTGTAGCCCTATGACAGTGAACGGCTTAGATCGGGTGGCGGGATGGGGGGGGCACGGGTTCTCCGATTCTTCCTGACGCGAATGATAGAATGAGGCGTTCCTTCTCATGTCTGCCGCCCGAGTCTCCCAGTATTTGGAAAAGGTCCTGGCAACCTCCCTGTTCCGGCGCGCCGATCGGCAAAGCCGGTTTCTGCGCCATATAGTGGAACAAAGCGCGCTTGGCGACGAACAATCCCTCAAAGAATACGCCATCGGAATAGCCGTCTACGGCCGTCCCGCCGACTACGATCCGCGTGCGGATCCCATCGTCCGGGTGGAGGCCTCGCGGTTGCGCGCCCGCTTGCGCGAATATTACGAGTCGGAAGGAACGGCAGACGCGATTCGTTTCGAGATTCCCAAAGGAACCTACGGTGTCCGCGTGATCGAGGAGGAAACCGCCCCGGCGGTTCGCGAACCGGCCTCCGCCCCATTTAGCGTTCCCGCGGCGCGCGCGCCCCTCTGGATCGCCGCTGCGGCGACCGGTTTAGTGGTAATGGTTGCGTGCGTTTTGGCGTTCGTCTGGCAACAGCGACGGCAGGCCGGCGCGATTCGCTCGCTAGTGGTCCTACCATTCGCCGACCTTTCTGAAAATAGAGATCTGGAATACCTGGGCGCGGGCCTTTCGGAACAGATCATCGACCAACTGGTTCGCATACCTGGATTGCGTGTGCTGGGCCAGTCTTCGCAGTCGCCCCGCCAGTCTCTCCCGGCCGATCCTGAAAAGGTGGCGCGCGAGTTGGGTGCTTCCGCCGTGCTGGAAGGCAGTGTGCGAAGCGATGGACCCCGGATTCGGATTACCGCCCGGCTGCGCGACGCGGCCGACGGACAAGCGCTTTGGTCGGATGTGTTCGAGGGCGACCGGCACGCTTTGTTCCTGCTGCAGGACCGGATTGCGGCCGCACTCTCGCAACGGCTGCAGGTGCAACTAGCCGTTGAAAGGGAAGACCCTAGCCTGCGCCGCGCTCCCCAGCGGATGCTCGCCTATGAGCATACCCTGCGCGCCAGCGAAGTCTTTACCCGAGGCGAAGGCGCCAAAATGCCCGATATGCTGGCGGAAGCTGAAGCCGCCGTCCAGGCGGACCCTACGTATGCCGATGGCCGCGCCATGCTGGCCCAGGCTTACGCCACGACTGGCCATCGCGATCGCGCCGAGGCCGAGGCGCACGAGGCAATCCGTCTGGACCCCGGATCCGGCCGCGGATACGGCGCGCTGCTGCGTGTCTACCGCGACTACGACTTGAACTGGAGGGCCGCTCAAGCCACTTGCGGGCGAGCTCTCAGGGAACTCCCCAACTCCGCGCCGCTGCTACGCTCCTGCTCGATCATCGAATCGATGGTGGGCGACTACCATGTCGCGCTCCGTATGGCGCGCCGCTCGGTGGATCTGGATCCGCTTTCGCCCGACCACCACAGTGATCTGGGCCTTCTGCTGCATCGTGTGGGGTACTTTCAGGAGGCGGCTGTGGAACTGCAGCGGGCCTGTGATCTGGCGCCGCGGGCGGTACGTTACAGGCGTTACCTGGCTCTCATGGTGTACCAGAAGGGGGATCCGGCCGGCGCCCTCAAGGTTGTCGAAGAGGGCCGCAAACTGGGCGGCGGACCGCTGGAATGGAACCCCGTCGCCGGTTACCTGCTGGGGAGGACGGGCCGGAAGGCGGAAGCCATCGCGCTGCGCGATGAGCTCGATGGCCTGCTGAGACAACCGGCCACGGCGGCGGCCCTGATCGAACTGGGCCTGGGAAATTATGACGCGGCGCTGACGCGTTTCGAACGGGCGCCGGCGGATGACCGCGGTTCAGTGGCGGTGATGCTGTGTCATTACCATTGCCGTGTCCTGGCCGGCAATCCGCGGTATGGGAAGCTGAGGACCAGCTTGGGGCTGCCCCCCATTCAACCCCTTCTGCAGCCCGGCGAGTAGCTCGTAACCTCTAAGTAACCGGCTGAAGGCAAAGGGGAAATGCACGTATCCAGGTAGTTACCGGAAACTTGCTTCCACAATCCAGCCTGCGCGCTGCATGATTGACACTCGGGCCTTTCCCCGCGATTCGGCGGACGCCTAATGTCACCAAGGAGGGAATCTCCACCCATGCAAAATACCACCCAAAGACTCAAATTCGGCCTCGGCCTCGCCCTTGCACTCGGGCTTGCGGGCACCGCCCACGCGCAGTACTCTTCCCCGGTTCGCGAAGTTACCAATCCGGTAAACACCCTGGTAGCGGCACGATGCTCCCTGAATTGGACCTCTGGACAGACAGGGAACAGAAGCTGCGGACAGCAGATCGGAGAAATCGATAAGCGAGTCATCCTCAACACGGTTACAGTGCAATGCGAAGGCGCCAGCGGCGCCAAGTTCGTCAAAGCGCGCCTGGACTTTTCGATACCGCCCGAAGGCTCCGATCAAACCGGCCTCTACTTTCCTCTTACCAAGAGCGACGAGGCACCGTCGGACGATCTTCCCGCCGCCGCGAGCACGGTAGTGACCGGCCTGATGCTGGACCTGAAGCCGCCATTCTCAGCTACCAAGCCGTATCTGACGTTCGTCGCCTATAAGGAAGGTAGCGGGGCCGGCCGCTGCAATGCGATCTTCTATGGCAATGTGCAGCCGAAGTAAGCGTAGCTCACCATGAAGACACTGATTCTGCTGCTGGGCGGGGCACTCACCACCTGGGCCGGCCCCCTTCTCTACACCATCGGGGCCGATGCCAACGGAGTCCCGAACCAACTCACGATGCTGGACGTGGCGGCGCAAACAGTCACGCCGCTGGCGACTCTGGGAATCGGCAATACCAGCTTTGCCGGAGGGCTGGTGTTTGTCACGGTCAACGGACCCCTGCTATCGTTTATCGGCGTGGAGTCGGACAGCCTGGGGGACGCCAGTCTGCGCGGCTTCTATTCGGACGGTACATTCGGCAGCCCGCAGACCCCGATCGGCGCCGGCCAGTTTGGCGGCATCGTGTACGACGGGACTACCAGCATCGTGCGCAACGATCTTCTGGGTGCGTCCACCCTGGAATCCGTGCCGCCGGCCAGCCTGGTGAGTCTCGGCTTCGGATTCAACGGCGGCGCGACGGACTCACCGGGGGGACTCTATCTACTGGGGAACGATTCCTTCGGGGTCTCCTCGCTCTACTGGTTCGACCCGAGTACCCAGACCGCCATCGCGCAACCGATCGCACTGGGCAGCGGGTTCTATGGCGGACTTGCGTGGGATTCGGGTAGCTCCCGCCTCTACGCGATCCAAAATGATGGAAGGGGGGGCTCGGCGCTGTGGAGCTTTCTGGCCTCCGACAGTTCTCCCACATTCGAATACGAATTGGGTGGCCCTTACGGTTTCGCCGCTCTCACAGCAGGCCCAGCCTCCCCGGCGGCGCCTGGCCCGAGTGAGGTACCGGAGCCGTCCTCCCTGTTGCTTTGTGCCACCGCATTGGCAGCAGCGCTCGTGATCCGCCGCAAGTAAGCAGTACGGTGGGGCCGCCGATGGCTCGGCGGCCCCACAATTCAATCTGCCTCCATCATGCGCGAAACCAGCGTATACAACTGGATCCAGTCTTCCTTCGCCTCTTCGGTGAATTCGTCGCCTAACTCCTGCTCCAGAGTCCAAATCAGCGCCGAGCCCACCACCGCGTAGTGGTCCGCCACCGCCCCGTAGCTTTTGTGTCTGCGTCCCAATTCCCGCAACACCGGCACCAGTTCGTGCAGCCGATCCAGGCTTGCCACCAGGAGCTTTAACGTCTGGAACAGTTTGCCCGCTTGCGGCCCCATCGCGGCAGGAAACATCGGCCGCACCTGTGGGGCCAGTTCGAACAGACGCGCGTAGAACTTGGCGCCCGCCTGTTCGGGCGATAGCTTCACCTTGGCGAACGTGCCGCGGAGCACCTCGATTTCGCGGGCCGGCCGCTCGACCAGGTGGCTCCGTGGAGGATCTAGACCATGCGCAACAGGGGCCTCTCGCCTCATCGGGTGCCCATCTTCCTCGTCTCTTTGATCTTCCTGTGTCACCGGGCACCCGCAGGTCGTTGAATGGTGCTGAGGGCCGTTGGAATTGCGACGGGCCTCCGGCAATGCCGGAGGGAATGCTGGGGGAGCAGTTTGCGGTGTTGGGACTTCGCCTTGAGCAGCTTCCGTTGGCAGGGGGCGGTCTACCCGCATCCCGTTTGGGTTGCGCCGGGCCGGCGGCGGCGCTCACCCACTGTCCAATTCGAGACAGAGATGAGCATCCTCATCCGGAGTTAACGCCGCCGTGAGGAAGGTGGTCTTCGCTTCGCCTTCGATGGGGCGGAATCCTGAACGGGCTGAATCCGTGGGCGTTGCCCATCGTGGGGCAGGCATCCTCGAGCGTCTGCTGTCAGATCTGATGGCCCTTGGTGTTGCTTCTGTGCGGGTATGTCGAGAGCCGAGCTCTTCTGCTCTTGATCTTCACATCTTGACAATCAAGAGGAAGCGCGATACGGTGAGGTTGCCGGGCTCTGGTTCCCCTTATGGCCTCACCGCACACTCACATCCTTCCGGAGAAGCTGGACTTGCCCACTTTCCCGACTTACAGCTTGGCGTCCCTGGCTGTGTTTCCGAATGCTCGCATACGTAAGGCGGGGGAATAACTCATGTCCCTTTGGCGGCAGTTGACTCGCGGGTTGCGGGCTTTGGGGCGACGGCGGGCGGTGGAGCAGGAGATTGAGGCCGAGGTGGAGCATTTCCTCGACGAGGCTACGCAGGAGCATGTGCGGCGCGGGTTGTCCCTGGAAGACGCACGGCGGGCGGCTTCCGTTGAGATGGGCAGCCGGACGGCCGTGGTGGAAGAGGTGCGTGAGTACGGGTGGGAGAACCGGATCGAAATGCTGGCTGGCGATGTGCGGTATGCACTGCGGCGGCTGCGGGGCAATCCGGGTTTCACTGTTGTTAGCGTGCTGATGCTGGCGCTCGGGATTGGGGCTAGCGCGACGATCTTCAGCGTGATCGACGGCGTGCTGCTGAAACCGTTGCCCTATCCGGAGGCGGAGCGGCTGGTGGCGTTGCGGCACACGGCTCCGGGGCTCAACATCCCGGATATGAATCTGGCGGTCTCACTGTTCCTGACCTATCGCGAGGAGAATCGCGCGTTTCAGGATCTGGGTATGTATGCGGCGACCTCGTGGACGGTGACCGGGCTGGGCACACCGGAAGAGGTGCCCGGGCTGGTGGTGACACAGGGGTTTCTGTCCACGCTGGAGGCCCGTCCGGCAATGGGTCGCGGCTTCACGCGAGAAGACGAAGACCCGGCGCACGAACAGACCGTGATGCTTTCGGACGGGTACTGGCAATCAAGGTTTGGCGGAGACAGGGCCGTGTTAGGGCGGCGCATTGTGTTGGATGGTA encodes the following:
- a CDS encoding WD40 repeat domain-containing protein is translated as MVGPNPFRGLSSYTRDDREVLFGRDDDLTVILARIFSRRTTLLFSGSGVGKTSFLNAKVAPELERRYCICSHSAWSTGDPLSCLREALRKAWAAQGFQCPEGASLLGMLPTAHQQLSGTLFILDQFEEVFQNHRDTPEFDQFVAGLCELINSETVEARVIFAMREEFLGELSAFDNKAPDLFGNYYRLKAPNRRQAKEIIEATTRSAGVGKSALLPELIEDLLRAATPGMPGTAYRSREFVSPPYLQIACRHLWEESPPTEESGFPRQYEPGGASNALRDYCKVNLDPLPKQAKEVISSAFGFLITRQGAKMAYELNSLAEHLKLDKQKLDTALSALSNVRILRRTPAPGGAVWFELYHDMYAPFLTAWAERYRAECAAEIQRARSRSGLLLKLASVLVVFAFIAALLLFRSNSALTESNSTLTRTVEVKPILDTATLLSLVDSERAALLTLAAVQVSNGAADHTDVSRILGDVLATPRPTVVANLGPIVSAAVSGGTLAALTEKGDVIAWSPDKKSVKLARVADATDIAIEPQGFVVVSRGSVRTLVAPDGKTAPYSGAAALPFDSDVMNGLLAKGSQAGSVAVTAATASAYPLSPQRSVRVGSSAVTRVRWNAGATQLLVGLDDGTAALLDRTNLDLVTRLPGSAGAALAVGWDQSGAPVTVSRTGEIRVWDLDTPLKHIRASSQALYGIAFSPDGGRLIAGSGDGSVKIVDVAKGVVIGDWKNVPPSKQVWGVAISPNGKNIASVSLDGLLNLWTASGKNYDGHSFSKSVWAVDFAPDGKSLAVALSDGNIYRVDLPIQKNTPQLIATHKDRAVAVRFSPDGSFIASAGMDHHLLLTAIRSGMADRDIGPKPGALLDISFGGTSGNWVAVADASGVADVERKSGSLTMRGHTGPVYGVACRPKLEEMATSGQDGTVRVWNMATSTELLRYSAHAGGANRVAYRPDGRIIASSGADGFIRTYAATYDDLLDLARHYIRRSLTTDECKQYLNVSPCPADLPVPAK
- a CDS encoding SIR2 family NAD-dependent protein deacylase — its product is MPVLPSIPYASLGADVLAGNQALIPFLGAGASIAGAPPSTVPVPNYPADSEIDELATRWGLSGAGLEHLKQGIRQAFDLQNYEDHEPDWMEIAGQKPYPPSARELANALAANVSYHGSWPYSLLPVSSYHEFVRGRDPHRKDLESLFAGKTHPLPSQDLIARAARHHLRNTKRDYLVITTNYDQLIELAFDAAKVPYVVLTVGRKQHHVTVRPSASLQAWFGFSNEDFEDLQQGLKGKQPALFTLPPVSSRKPVAVIYKMHGCLFPPAGTTDDSIILSDEDYIAFLKRQGESGDGVIPAAVTRLMQNEGQANTGFLFLGYSFSDWNVRAMYRTIIDQRALTKDVRDYAVVSWVNDFESQYLSQPTINVCVADLVKFAAEIKRRAEPAAWSDTPSLW
- a CDS encoding OmpA family protein — protein: MKLPFPWLASMLLVTGFIQAQSLDIQVELMNQIGTDTSRKGDLISGRVISPPQLQGDVLEGRITESRSGAKLGGKSVFSFTFDTLRHAGSTIPISSQFKSAINSKGRQDVDEEGRIVRRASGNVAKAAGGTGLGAMIGGIAGGGKGAAIGSVIGAGASIAMVQIAADAPNIRFAPGSRLLIEANARSGAPLSTLAAAQPTPVNAPAPPVAAQPVTTASAAPAPLPAQPGPPQSTPPQPAAAPGETAQPEFKSLAPAFVPGEKTLFYDDFTDMSPGDAPPHFKVRGAAPDLQAAGAVRQLLVTANGTLTPNLTSLPKNFTYEADLKFDGVKRAIIVLSLFSNAKEVFQFVTYAEATQMDLVASMRAPYQELGRKRLPMSWNNVVRFALWVQNGRMRIFVNGEKQLDFNQIDLPPVTRVDFGNSTTFPGQSIGYRMIRFAESAPDFSQMISASGRYVTHGILFDTGSDRLKPESAAVIQTIAKGLETNPNLRLCIEGHTDSVGNAGQNLELSRRRAEAVKTVLSAQFGIDAARLTTAGMGSTKPLETNDTPQGRSQNRRVEFVRQ